One Mangifera indica cultivar Alphonso chromosome 4, CATAS_Mindica_2.1, whole genome shotgun sequence genomic region harbors:
- the LOC123213795 gene encoding uncharacterized protein LOC123213795, whose protein sequence is MSRRLLVLLLCFFGLGFGDGLKVPFRVKDVLPVLPRQISWPVLNNFHSAVDLLPYYVGSVSPINVSIEWKGACFYGNKARLEFTQGDRDPGLGGGVLYITTSDAHSWTCMDLYVFATPYRVTWDYYFSAREHTLKFESWEEPAELEYVKQHGVSVFLMPSGMMGTLLSLIDVLPLFSNTGWGQNANIAFLEKHMGASFEKRPQPWRATINPEDVHSGDFLAVSKIRGRWGGFETLEKWVTGAFAGHTAVCLKDEEGNLWVGESGHENEKGEEIIVVIPWDEWWQLALKDDSNPQIALLPLHPDMRAKFNTTAAWEYARSMSGKPYGYHNMLFSWIDTIADNYPPPLDAHLVISVMSMWTRVQPAYAANMWNEALNKRLGTEGLDLYGILDEIEKRGMSFDQLLTIPEQDEWIYSDGKSTTCVAFILEMYKEAGIFGPVSNSIQVTEFTIRDAYMLKIFENNQTRLPSWCNNENGKLPFCQILGEFWMELPQYNTLEPYANMNENCPSLPPSYDRPAQC, encoded by the exons ATGTCTCGACGTTTATTGGTATTGCTATTATGTTTCTTTGGATTAGGTTTTGGTGATGGTTTGAAGGTCCCGTTTAGAGTGAAGGATGTGCTTCCGGTGCTTCCACGTCAGATATCATGGCCGGTGTTGAATAATTTTCACAGTGCGGTTGATTTATTGCCTTATTATGTTGGGTCGGTTTCTCCTATAAACGTTTCAATTGAATGGAAAGGAGCGTGCTTTTACGGTAACAAAGCTCGGCTTGAGTTCACCCAAGGTGATCGTGACCCAGGGCTGGGCGGTGGCGTCCTTTATATTACG ACATCTGATGCACATAGTTGGACATGTATGGATTTATATGTTTTCGCAACACCCTATAGGGTAACTTGGGACTACTACTTCTCTGCGCGGGAGCATACATTGAAGTTTGAGTCTTGGGAGGAACCTGCAGAGTTGGAATAT GTAAAGCAGCATGGAGTCTCCGTATTTCTCATGCCTTCAGGAATGATGGGGACCTTGCTTTCTTTAATTGATGTCTTACCTCTATTTTCTAATACCGGTTGGGGTCAAAATGCTAATATAGCTTTTCTAGAGAAGCATATGGGTGCATCATTTGAAAAACGTCCTCAGCCTTGGCGTGCAACCATAAATCCAGAAGATGTCCACTCTGGTGATTTCTTGGCAGTATCAAAGATTCGTGGTAGGTGGGGTGGATTTGAGACATTGGAAAAATGGGTGACTGGAGCATTTGCTGGTCATACAGCAGTTTGTTTAAAGGATGAAGAGGGTAATCTTTGGGTTGGCGAATCGGGACATGAGAATGAAAAG GGAGAAGAAATTATAGTGGTAATTCCATGGGATGAGTGGTGGCAGTTGGCACTGAAAGATGATTCTAATCCACAAATAGCTTTACTTCCATTACATCCAGACATGCGTGCAAAATTCAACACTACTGCAGCGTGGGAATACGCACGGAGCATGTCAGGAAAGCCATATGGTTATCATAACATGCTATTTAGTTGGATTGACACCATAGCCGATAACTATCCGCCCCCACTTGATGCTCACTTG GTTATTTCTGTCATGTCTATGTGGACTCGTGTGCAGCCAGCTTATGCTGCAAACATGTGGAATGAGGCATTAAATAAGCGGCTTGGAACTGag GGTTTGGATCTTTACGGAATTCTAGATGAGATTGAAAAGCGTGGCATGTCCTTCGATCAATTACTTACCATCCCAGAGCAAGATGAATGGATATATAGTGATGGGAAATCAACTACCTGTGTTGCCTTTATCCTTGAAATGTATAAAGAAGCTGGTATCTTTGGTCCTGTTTCTAACTCTATTCAAGTGACTGAATTCACT ATTCGTGATGCTTATATGCTTAAGATTTTTGAGAATAATCAAACACGCCTGCCAAGTTGGTGTAACAATGAGAATGGTAAGCTCCCATTCTGTCAAATTCTCGGGGAGTTTTGGATGGAATTACCTCAGTATAACACATTAGAACCATATGCAAACATGAATGAGAATTGTCCATCCTTGCCTCCTAGTTATGACAGGCCCGCACAATGTTAA
- the LOC123213796 gene encoding zinc finger MYND domain-containing protein 15 isoform X4, with protein MQKTMECAGKGLGSRCIGPARRRCGRCGAVAYCSASHQLLHWSDHKDECKRLEEQMKHVDVLNDFPFTFTEESTVQVVCGKQESRCSFLSKRGIHRVGMWMYECCCGLSIASFDCTRSTDACWNLPSILCPCSEPSFQTTKHLCSWKDYFDWRSIPLHSPVALLLHWPLTIYYATQVTGLRSFNSEFGDKLCIHYLGPEKELLQLSVFGELRALFPGVQVTVELIGPEIPQHRNGEIINLCSYAHCADADCICKSSSENFSSTTGMIKSSVVTLQLHKGFYHDCYGDIVKDSVPHLIIAPNAGIAAYSSWRLTIELIREINIPAVFSDYCEEACHLAASCISTITGCPLKLPIQLNPFRQPMVVEDSALSLPCYSNCFLFGV; from the exons atgcaaaaaacaaTGGAATGTGCAGGCAAAGGGCTCGGAAGTCGTTGCATAGGCCCAGCTAGAAGACGCTGCGGTCGTTGTGGGGCTGTTGCTTATTGTTCCGCCTCTCATCAG CTTTTACATTGGAGTGATCATAAAGATGAATGTAAGAGGTTAGAAGAGCAAATGAAGCATGTAGATGTTTTGAATGATTTTCCTTTCACGTTTACTGAAGAATCTACGGTTCAGGTG GTGTGTGGAAAGCAGGAGAGCAGGTGTTCATTCCTGAGTAAAAGGGGCATTCATCGAGTAGGAATGTGGATGTATGAATGTTGCTGCGGGTTATCCATTGCTTCATTTGACTGTACAAG GTCAACAGATGCTTGTTGGAATCTACCTAGTATCTTGTGCCCATGTTCAG AGCCTTCATTCCAAACAACAAAGCATTTATGTAGTTGGAAGGATTACTTTGACTGGAGGAGCATTCCACTACATTCACCTGTTGCTTTGCTTCTTCACTGG CCACTTACAATATATTATGCCACTCAAGTTACTGGTTTGAGAAGCTTTAATTCTGAGTTTGGTGATAAACTGTGCATCCATTACCTTG GGCCTGAGAAGGAGCTTCTTCAACTTTCTGTCTTTGGTGAGTTGCGTGCACTTTTCCCTGGTGTACAGGTAACTGTAGAGCTTATTGGTCCTGAAATTCCACAACATAG GAACGGTGAGATAATCAACCTTTGCAGTTATGCTCATTGTGCTGACGCTGATTGCATATGCAAATCTTCAAGTGAGAATTTCAGTTCGACCACAGGCATGATTAAGTCTTCAGTAGTAACATTGCAGCTTCACAAAGGATTTTATCATGATTGTTATGGGGATATAGTAAAG GATTCAGTTCCTCATTTAATCATTGCTCCAAATGCTGGCATTGCTGCTTATTCAAGTTGGCGGTTGACTATT GAGCTAATAAGGGAGATAAACATTCCTGCTGTGTTTTCTGATTATTGTGAAGAAGCTTGTCATCTTGCTGCTTCTTGCATAAGCACGATAACTGGCTGTCCCCTTAAACTTCCT ATTCAATTAAATCCATTTAGGCAGCCGATGGTGGTGGAAGACAGTGCTCTATCTCTTCCTTGCTATTCAAATTGTTTCTTATTTGGGGTGTGA
- the LOC123213796 gene encoding zinc finger MYND domain-containing protein 15 isoform X1, giving the protein MQKTMECAGKGLGSRCIGPARRRCGRCGAVAYCSASHQLLHWSDHKDECKRLEEQMKHVDVLNDFPFTFTEESTVQVVCGKQESRCSFLSKRGIHRVGMWMYECCCGLSIASFDCTRFLLIFCFHVFCSFEVKSTDACWNLPSILCPCSEPSFQTTKHLCSWKDYFDWRSIPLHSPVALLLHWPLTIYYATQVTGLRSFNSEFGDKLCIHYLGPEKELLQLSVFGELRALFPGVQVTVELIGPEIPQHRNGEIINLCSYAHCADADCICKSSSENFSSTTGMIKSSVVTLQLHKGFYHDCYGDIVKDSVPHLIIAPNAGIAAYSSWRLTIELIREINIPAVFSDYCEEACHLAASCISTITGCPLKLPIQLNPFRQPMVVEDSALSLPCYSNCFLFGV; this is encoded by the exons atgcaaaaaacaaTGGAATGTGCAGGCAAAGGGCTCGGAAGTCGTTGCATAGGCCCAGCTAGAAGACGCTGCGGTCGTTGTGGGGCTGTTGCTTATTGTTCCGCCTCTCATCAG CTTTTACATTGGAGTGATCATAAAGATGAATGTAAGAGGTTAGAAGAGCAAATGAAGCATGTAGATGTTTTGAATGATTTTCCTTTCACGTTTACTGAAGAATCTACGGTTCAGGTG GTGTGTGGAAAGCAGGAGAGCAGGTGTTCATTCCTGAGTAAAAGGGGCATTCATCGAGTAGGAATGTGGATGTATGAATGTTGCTGCGGGTTATCCATTGCTTCATTTGACTGTACAAGGTTTTTATTAATCTTCTGTTTTCACGTGTTTTGTTCCTTCGAAGTCAA GTCAACAGATGCTTGTTGGAATCTACCTAGTATCTTGTGCCCATGTTCAG AGCCTTCATTCCAAACAACAAAGCATTTATGTAGTTGGAAGGATTACTTTGACTGGAGGAGCATTCCACTACATTCACCTGTTGCTTTGCTTCTTCACTGG CCACTTACAATATATTATGCCACTCAAGTTACTGGTTTGAGAAGCTTTAATTCTGAGTTTGGTGATAAACTGTGCATCCATTACCTTG GGCCTGAGAAGGAGCTTCTTCAACTTTCTGTCTTTGGTGAGTTGCGTGCACTTTTCCCTGGTGTACAGGTAACTGTAGAGCTTATTGGTCCTGAAATTCCACAACATAG GAACGGTGAGATAATCAACCTTTGCAGTTATGCTCATTGTGCTGACGCTGATTGCATATGCAAATCTTCAAGTGAGAATTTCAGTTCGACCACAGGCATGATTAAGTCTTCAGTAGTAACATTGCAGCTTCACAAAGGATTTTATCATGATTGTTATGGGGATATAGTAAAG GATTCAGTTCCTCATTTAATCATTGCTCCAAATGCTGGCATTGCTGCTTATTCAAGTTGGCGGTTGACTATT GAGCTAATAAGGGAGATAAACATTCCTGCTGTGTTTTCTGATTATTGTGAAGAAGCTTGTCATCTTGCTGCTTCTTGCATAAGCACGATAACTGGCTGTCCCCTTAAACTTCCT ATTCAATTAAATCCATTTAGGCAGCCGATGGTGGTGGAAGACAGTGCTCTATCTCTTCCTTGCTATTCAAATTGTTTCTTATTTGGGGTGTGA
- the LOC123213796 gene encoding zinc finger MYND domain-containing protein 15 isoform X6 yields the protein MQKTMECAGKGLGSRCIGPARRRCGRCGAVAYCSASHQLLHWSDHKDECKRLEEQMKHVDVLNDFPFTFTEESTVQVCGKQESRCSFLSKRGIHRVGMWMYECCCGLSIASFDCTRSTDACWNLPSILCPCSEPSFQTTKHLCSWKDYFDWRSIPLHSPVALLLHWPLTIYYATQVTGLRSFNSEFGDKLCIHYLGPEKELLQLSVFGELRALFPGVQVTVELIGPEIPQHRNGEIINLCSYAHCADADCICKSSSENFSSTTGMIKSSVVTLQLHKGFYHDCYGDIVKDSVPHLIIAPNAGIAAYSSWRLTIELIREINIPAVFSDYCEEACHLAASCISTITGCPLKLPIQLNPFRQPMVVEDSALSLPCYSNCFLFGV from the exons atgcaaaaaacaaTGGAATGTGCAGGCAAAGGGCTCGGAAGTCGTTGCATAGGCCCAGCTAGAAGACGCTGCGGTCGTTGTGGGGCTGTTGCTTATTGTTCCGCCTCTCATCAG CTTTTACATTGGAGTGATCATAAAGATGAATGTAAGAGGTTAGAAGAGCAAATGAAGCATGTAGATGTTTTGAATGATTTTCCTTTCACGTTTACTGAAGAATCTACGGTTCAG GTGTGTGGAAAGCAGGAGAGCAGGTGTTCATTCCTGAGTAAAAGGGGCATTCATCGAGTAGGAATGTGGATGTATGAATGTTGCTGCGGGTTATCCATTGCTTCATTTGACTGTACAAG GTCAACAGATGCTTGTTGGAATCTACCTAGTATCTTGTGCCCATGTTCAG AGCCTTCATTCCAAACAACAAAGCATTTATGTAGTTGGAAGGATTACTTTGACTGGAGGAGCATTCCACTACATTCACCTGTTGCTTTGCTTCTTCACTGG CCACTTACAATATATTATGCCACTCAAGTTACTGGTTTGAGAAGCTTTAATTCTGAGTTTGGTGATAAACTGTGCATCCATTACCTTG GGCCTGAGAAGGAGCTTCTTCAACTTTCTGTCTTTGGTGAGTTGCGTGCACTTTTCCCTGGTGTACAGGTAACTGTAGAGCTTATTGGTCCTGAAATTCCACAACATAG GAACGGTGAGATAATCAACCTTTGCAGTTATGCTCATTGTGCTGACGCTGATTGCATATGCAAATCTTCAAGTGAGAATTTCAGTTCGACCACAGGCATGATTAAGTCTTCAGTAGTAACATTGCAGCTTCACAAAGGATTTTATCATGATTGTTATGGGGATATAGTAAAG GATTCAGTTCCTCATTTAATCATTGCTCCAAATGCTGGCATTGCTGCTTATTCAAGTTGGCGGTTGACTATT GAGCTAATAAGGGAGATAAACATTCCTGCTGTGTTTTCTGATTATTGTGAAGAAGCTTGTCATCTTGCTGCTTCTTGCATAAGCACGATAACTGGCTGTCCCCTTAAACTTCCT ATTCAATTAAATCCATTTAGGCAGCCGATGGTGGTGGAAGACAGTGCTCTATCTCTTCCTTGCTATTCAAATTGTTTCTTATTTGGGGTGTGA
- the LOC123213796 gene encoding zinc finger MYND domain-containing protein 15 isoform X2: MQKTMECAGKGLGSRCIGPARRRCGRCGAVAYCSASHQLLHWSDHKDECKRLEEQMKHVDVLNDFPFTFTEESTVQVCGKQESRCSFLSKRGIHRVGMWMYECCCGLSIASFDCTRFLLIFCFHVFCSFEVKSTDACWNLPSILCPCSEPSFQTTKHLCSWKDYFDWRSIPLHSPVALLLHWPLTIYYATQVTGLRSFNSEFGDKLCIHYLGPEKELLQLSVFGELRALFPGVQVTVELIGPEIPQHRNGEIINLCSYAHCADADCICKSSSENFSSTTGMIKSSVVTLQLHKGFYHDCYGDIVKDSVPHLIIAPNAGIAAYSSWRLTIELIREINIPAVFSDYCEEACHLAASCISTITGCPLKLPIQLNPFRQPMVVEDSALSLPCYSNCFLFGV, encoded by the exons atgcaaaaaacaaTGGAATGTGCAGGCAAAGGGCTCGGAAGTCGTTGCATAGGCCCAGCTAGAAGACGCTGCGGTCGTTGTGGGGCTGTTGCTTATTGTTCCGCCTCTCATCAG CTTTTACATTGGAGTGATCATAAAGATGAATGTAAGAGGTTAGAAGAGCAAATGAAGCATGTAGATGTTTTGAATGATTTTCCTTTCACGTTTACTGAAGAATCTACGGTTCAG GTGTGTGGAAAGCAGGAGAGCAGGTGTTCATTCCTGAGTAAAAGGGGCATTCATCGAGTAGGAATGTGGATGTATGAATGTTGCTGCGGGTTATCCATTGCTTCATTTGACTGTACAAGGTTTTTATTAATCTTCTGTTTTCACGTGTTTTGTTCCTTCGAAGTCAA GTCAACAGATGCTTGTTGGAATCTACCTAGTATCTTGTGCCCATGTTCAG AGCCTTCATTCCAAACAACAAAGCATTTATGTAGTTGGAAGGATTACTTTGACTGGAGGAGCATTCCACTACATTCACCTGTTGCTTTGCTTCTTCACTGG CCACTTACAATATATTATGCCACTCAAGTTACTGGTTTGAGAAGCTTTAATTCTGAGTTTGGTGATAAACTGTGCATCCATTACCTTG GGCCTGAGAAGGAGCTTCTTCAACTTTCTGTCTTTGGTGAGTTGCGTGCACTTTTCCCTGGTGTACAGGTAACTGTAGAGCTTATTGGTCCTGAAATTCCACAACATAG GAACGGTGAGATAATCAACCTTTGCAGTTATGCTCATTGTGCTGACGCTGATTGCATATGCAAATCTTCAAGTGAGAATTTCAGTTCGACCACAGGCATGATTAAGTCTTCAGTAGTAACATTGCAGCTTCACAAAGGATTTTATCATGATTGTTATGGGGATATAGTAAAG GATTCAGTTCCTCATTTAATCATTGCTCCAAATGCTGGCATTGCTGCTTATTCAAGTTGGCGGTTGACTATT GAGCTAATAAGGGAGATAAACATTCCTGCTGTGTTTTCTGATTATTGTGAAGAAGCTTGTCATCTTGCTGCTTCTTGCATAAGCACGATAACTGGCTGTCCCCTTAAACTTCCT ATTCAATTAAATCCATTTAGGCAGCCGATGGTGGTGGAAGACAGTGCTCTATCTCTTCCTTGCTATTCAAATTGTTTCTTATTTGGGGTGTGA
- the LOC123213796 gene encoding zinc finger MYND domain-containing protein 15 isoform X5, with the protein MQKTMECAGKGLGSRCIGPARRRCGRCGAVAYCSASHQLLHWSDHKDECKRLEEQMKHVDVLNDFPFTFTEESTVQVCGKQESRCSFLSKRGIHRVGMWMYECCCGLSIASFDCTSRSTDACWNLPSILCPCSEPSFQTTKHLCSWKDYFDWRSIPLHSPVALLLHWPLTIYYATQVTGLRSFNSEFGDKLCIHYLGPEKELLQLSVFGELRALFPGVQVTVELIGPEIPQHRNGEIINLCSYAHCADADCICKSSSENFSSTTGMIKSSVVTLQLHKGFYHDCYGDIVKDSVPHLIIAPNAGIAAYSSWRLTIELIREINIPAVFSDYCEEACHLAASCISTITGCPLKLPIQLNPFRQPMVVEDSALSLPCYSNCFLFGV; encoded by the exons atgcaaaaaacaaTGGAATGTGCAGGCAAAGGGCTCGGAAGTCGTTGCATAGGCCCAGCTAGAAGACGCTGCGGTCGTTGTGGGGCTGTTGCTTATTGTTCCGCCTCTCATCAG CTTTTACATTGGAGTGATCATAAAGATGAATGTAAGAGGTTAGAAGAGCAAATGAAGCATGTAGATGTTTTGAATGATTTTCCTTTCACGTTTACTGAAGAATCTACGGTTCAG GTGTGTGGAAAGCAGGAGAGCAGGTGTTCATTCCTGAGTAAAAGGGGCATTCATCGAGTAGGAATGTGGATGTATGAATGTTGCTGCGGGTTATCCATTGCTTCATTTGACTGTACAAG CAGGTCAACAGATGCTTGTTGGAATCTACCTAGTATCTTGTGCCCATGTTCAG AGCCTTCATTCCAAACAACAAAGCATTTATGTAGTTGGAAGGATTACTTTGACTGGAGGAGCATTCCACTACATTCACCTGTTGCTTTGCTTCTTCACTGG CCACTTACAATATATTATGCCACTCAAGTTACTGGTTTGAGAAGCTTTAATTCTGAGTTTGGTGATAAACTGTGCATCCATTACCTTG GGCCTGAGAAGGAGCTTCTTCAACTTTCTGTCTTTGGTGAGTTGCGTGCACTTTTCCCTGGTGTACAGGTAACTGTAGAGCTTATTGGTCCTGAAATTCCACAACATAG GAACGGTGAGATAATCAACCTTTGCAGTTATGCTCATTGTGCTGACGCTGATTGCATATGCAAATCTTCAAGTGAGAATTTCAGTTCGACCACAGGCATGATTAAGTCTTCAGTAGTAACATTGCAGCTTCACAAAGGATTTTATCATGATTGTTATGGGGATATAGTAAAG GATTCAGTTCCTCATTTAATCATTGCTCCAAATGCTGGCATTGCTGCTTATTCAAGTTGGCGGTTGACTATT GAGCTAATAAGGGAGATAAACATTCCTGCTGTGTTTTCTGATTATTGTGAAGAAGCTTGTCATCTTGCTGCTTCTTGCATAAGCACGATAACTGGCTGTCCCCTTAAACTTCCT ATTCAATTAAATCCATTTAGGCAGCCGATGGTGGTGGAAGACAGTGCTCTATCTCTTCCTTGCTATTCAAATTGTTTCTTATTTGGGGTGTGA
- the LOC123213796 gene encoding zinc finger MYND domain-containing protein 15 isoform X3, which translates to MQKTMECAGKGLGSRCIGPARRRCGRCGAVAYCSASHQLLHWSDHKDECKRLEEQMKHVDVLNDFPFTFTEESTVQVVCGKQESRCSFLSKRGIHRVGMWMYECCCGLSIASFDCTSRSTDACWNLPSILCPCSEPSFQTTKHLCSWKDYFDWRSIPLHSPVALLLHWPLTIYYATQVTGLRSFNSEFGDKLCIHYLGPEKELLQLSVFGELRALFPGVQVTVELIGPEIPQHRNGEIINLCSYAHCADADCICKSSSENFSSTTGMIKSSVVTLQLHKGFYHDCYGDIVKDSVPHLIIAPNAGIAAYSSWRLTIELIREINIPAVFSDYCEEACHLAASCISTITGCPLKLPIQLNPFRQPMVVEDSALSLPCYSNCFLFGV; encoded by the exons atgcaaaaaacaaTGGAATGTGCAGGCAAAGGGCTCGGAAGTCGTTGCATAGGCCCAGCTAGAAGACGCTGCGGTCGTTGTGGGGCTGTTGCTTATTGTTCCGCCTCTCATCAG CTTTTACATTGGAGTGATCATAAAGATGAATGTAAGAGGTTAGAAGAGCAAATGAAGCATGTAGATGTTTTGAATGATTTTCCTTTCACGTTTACTGAAGAATCTACGGTTCAGGTG GTGTGTGGAAAGCAGGAGAGCAGGTGTTCATTCCTGAGTAAAAGGGGCATTCATCGAGTAGGAATGTGGATGTATGAATGTTGCTGCGGGTTATCCATTGCTTCATTTGACTGTACAAG CAGGTCAACAGATGCTTGTTGGAATCTACCTAGTATCTTGTGCCCATGTTCAG AGCCTTCATTCCAAACAACAAAGCATTTATGTAGTTGGAAGGATTACTTTGACTGGAGGAGCATTCCACTACATTCACCTGTTGCTTTGCTTCTTCACTGG CCACTTACAATATATTATGCCACTCAAGTTACTGGTTTGAGAAGCTTTAATTCTGAGTTTGGTGATAAACTGTGCATCCATTACCTTG GGCCTGAGAAGGAGCTTCTTCAACTTTCTGTCTTTGGTGAGTTGCGTGCACTTTTCCCTGGTGTACAGGTAACTGTAGAGCTTATTGGTCCTGAAATTCCACAACATAG GAACGGTGAGATAATCAACCTTTGCAGTTATGCTCATTGTGCTGACGCTGATTGCATATGCAAATCTTCAAGTGAGAATTTCAGTTCGACCACAGGCATGATTAAGTCTTCAGTAGTAACATTGCAGCTTCACAAAGGATTTTATCATGATTGTTATGGGGATATAGTAAAG GATTCAGTTCCTCATTTAATCATTGCTCCAAATGCTGGCATTGCTGCTTATTCAAGTTGGCGGTTGACTATT GAGCTAATAAGGGAGATAAACATTCCTGCTGTGTTTTCTGATTATTGTGAAGAAGCTTGTCATCTTGCTGCTTCTTGCATAAGCACGATAACTGGCTGTCCCCTTAAACTTCCT ATTCAATTAAATCCATTTAGGCAGCCGATGGTGGTGGAAGACAGTGCTCTATCTCTTCCTTGCTATTCAAATTGTTTCTTATTTGGGGTGTGA